In Cloacibacterium caeni, a single window of DNA contains:
- a CDS encoding M13 family metallopeptidase: MAAAAVLTVSSCASQKQLPENGIALQFMDTSVRPQDDFFTYVNGNWVKTVEIPSDKASWGSFNELREKTDENSLAILNNILTEKYAEGTEGKKIQDLYSSFMNWDKRNADGINPIKADLAKIDAIKTVADLQKYLVEATPNGDNIFYMWRVGADLKASNDNAIYLGGPALGLGKDYYQKENEANTKTLAEYTKYVSSMLTVLGYQNANETAAKIVDLEKRLAKTLLTNEEGRDANKRYNPKTVSELSGLVKNVDLAGYLNQVGVKTDRVILGELGYFKNFDAFVNEANLPLLKDYMKYHMLSGNAGVLDKKLDDMRFDFYGKFLQGQKEQRAMNKRGLEVVNGILGEAFGKLYVEKYFPAEAKEEMVTMVDYLKKAYHDHISNLDWMSDETKVKALDKLSKFKVKIAYPDQWEDYSKLTVSPDSYFQNRQNITTWNYEKNLEKIGKKVDKTKWGMTPQTVNAYYSASNNEIVFPAGILQAPFFNFKADPAVNFGGIGAVIGHEISHGFDDGGSRFDGDGNLNNWWTDEDRKKFEAATAKLDAQYSAYEPVKGSFVNGKFTMGENIADLGGVNIAFDALQMYLKDKGNPGKISGFDQNQRFFLSWATVWRTKGTEKFYINQVKTDSHSPGMYRAFGPLVNTEAWYKAFGVKEGDKHYKKPEDRIKIW; this comes from the coding sequence ATGGCTGCAGCTGCTGTGCTTACAGTAAGTTCATGTGCATCACAAAAACAATTACCAGAAAACGGAATTGCTCTTCAATTTATGGATACTTCAGTTCGTCCACAAGATGATTTCTTCACTTATGTAAACGGAAACTGGGTAAAAACGGTAGAAATTCCTTCGGATAAAGCAAGTTGGGGAAGTTTTAATGAACTTCGTGAGAAAACAGACGAAAACTCTTTAGCCATTTTGAATAATATTTTGACAGAGAAATATGCAGAAGGAACAGAAGGCAAAAAAATTCAAGATTTGTACTCTTCTTTCATGAATTGGGACAAGAGAAATGCAGACGGAATTAACCCAATTAAAGCAGATTTAGCAAAAATTGACGCGATAAAAACGGTAGCAGATTTACAAAAATATTTAGTAGAAGCTACACCAAATGGAGATAATATTTTCTACATGTGGAGAGTAGGAGCAGACCTTAAAGCGTCTAATGATAATGCAATTTATCTTGGCGGTCCAGCTTTAGGTTTAGGAAAAGATTACTATCAAAAAGAAAACGAAGCCAATACCAAAACTCTTGCAGAATACACCAAATATGTTTCGAGCATGTTGACAGTTTTGGGGTATCAAAATGCAAATGAAACTGCAGCTAAAATTGTAGATTTAGAAAAGAGATTGGCTAAAACTTTATTAACCAACGAAGAAGGAAGAGATGCCAATAAGCGTTACAATCCTAAAACTGTTTCAGAACTTTCTGGTTTGGTTAAAAATGTAGATTTAGCAGGATATTTAAATCAAGTTGGCGTAAAAACCGATAGAGTAATTCTTGGTGAACTAGGATATTTTAAAAACTTTGATGCTTTCGTAAACGAAGCGAATCTTCCATTGTTAAAAGATTACATGAAATACCACATGCTTTCTGGAAACGCTGGCGTTTTAGACAAAAAATTAGACGATATGCGTTTTGATTTTTACGGAAAATTCCTTCAAGGTCAAAAAGAACAACGTGCTATGAACAAGCGTGGACTGGAAGTAGTCAATGGTATTTTGGGTGAAGCTTTCGGCAAATTATATGTAGAAAAATATTTCCCTGCAGAAGCAAAAGAAGAAATGGTAACTATGGTAGATTATCTTAAAAAAGCTTACCATGACCACATCTCAAACCTTGATTGGATGAGTGATGAGACTAAAGTGAAAGCATTGGATAAATTATCAAAATTCAAAGTGAAAATCGCTTATCCGGATCAGTGGGAAGATTATTCTAAATTAACGGTAAGTCCAGATTCTTATTTCCAAAACAGACAAAACATCACGACTTGGAATTATGAGAAAAATTTAGAAAAAATTGGTAAAAAAGTAGATAAAACAAAATGGGGAATGACTCCTCAAACCGTAAACGCATATTACAGTGCTTCTAATAACGAAATTGTTTTCCCTGCTGGAATTTTACAAGCGCCATTCTTTAACTTCAAAGCAGATCCTGCAGTAAATTTCGGAGGAATTGGAGCGGTAATCGGTCACGAAATTTCTCACGGATTTGACGATGGTGGTTCTAGATTTGACGGAGATGGAAATCTTAACAATTGGTGGACAGACGAAGACAGAAAGAAATTTGAGGCCGCTACCGCTAAGTTAGATGCTCAATATTCTGCTTACGAACCGGTAAAAGGAAGTTTCGTAAACGGTAAATTTACCATGGGCGAAAATATTGCAGATTTAGGTGGTGTAAATATCGCTTTTGATGCACTTCAAATGTACCTTAAAGACAAAGGAAACCCAGGCAAAATAAGTGGATTTGACCAAAATCAAAGATTTTTCTTAAGTTGGGCAACAGTTTGGAGAACCAAAGGAACGGAGAAATTCTACATCAACCAAGTGAAAACAGATTCGCATTCTCCAGGAATGTACAGAGCATTTGGTCCACTAGTAAACACAGAAGCTTGGTATAAAGCATTTGGCGTAAAAGAAGGCGACAAACATTACAAAAAACCAGAAGACAGAATTAAAATCTGGTAA
- a CDS encoding M13 family metallopeptidase — protein MKKISIAVLAFSGMLILESCGTQKQATTEPTPAPIEELKPAELPENGIAIELMDKSVRPQDDFYNYVNGTWMKTAQIPADKASWGSFNELREKTDLNSLKILDNLLKETYAKGTEGQKIQDIYATYMDMDKRNADGIAPIKGDLAKIDAIKTMADLQKYLVEATKTGDNPFYGWGVYADLKNSTDNAVYMGDVNLGLGRDYYQKDNEENTKTIGQYKDYLTKLYTVLGYKNPEVAAQKVVDFEKTAAQTLIPNEKIRDANLQYNPKTLSELKSLVKNVDLPSYLKNAGVNTDRVIIGELEYYKNLDKFLNAKNLPFIKDFLKVKLLNGSASVLDQKLDDLQFDFYGRTLSGQKEQRAMNKRALSTINGVLGEAFGKLYVDKYFSAEAKAEMVTLIDYLKKSYVQHISNLSWMSDETKTKALDKLSKFTVKVGYPDEWKDYSKLQVLSKNEGGTLYGNLKNVADWAYQKELDKVGKKVDKKEWGMTPQTVNAYYNPVNNEIVFPAAILQAPFFDFKADPAVNFGGIGAVIGHEISHGFDDSGAMFDGDGNLKNWWTDADKKNFEEATKKLAEQYSKYEPVKGTFVNGLFTNGENIADLGGVAIAYDALQMYLKDKGNPGLISGYNQDQRFFLSWGTIWRTKSTEKYMINQVKTDPHSPGLYRAFGPLVNVEAFYNAFEVKEGDQHYKKPEERIKIW, from the coding sequence ATGAAAAAAATATCAATCGCTGTGTTGGCTTTTTCAGGAATGCTCATTTTAGAATCTTGTGGCACTCAGAAACAAGCAACTACAGAACCTACACCTGCTCCAATTGAAGAATTAAAACCAGCAGAACTTCCAGAAAACGGAATTGCCATTGAACTGATGGACAAATCTGTTCGTCCGCAAGACGATTTTTACAACTATGTAAACGGAACTTGGATGAAGACTGCTCAGATTCCTGCGGATAAAGCAAGCTGGGGAAGTTTCAATGAATTAAGAGAGAAAACTGACCTTAATTCTCTTAAAATTTTAGACAATTTATTGAAAGAAACTTACGCTAAAGGAACTGAAGGTCAAAAAATTCAGGATATTTATGCTACTTACATGGATATGGATAAGCGTAATGCAGACGGAATTGCTCCTATTAAAGGTGATTTAGCGAAAATTGACGCCATTAAAACCATGGCAGATTTACAAAAATATTTAGTAGAAGCTACCAAAACTGGAGATAATCCATTTTATGGATGGGGAGTTTACGCAGACCTTAAAAATTCTACGGATAATGCAGTTTACATGGGAGATGTAAACCTTGGTTTAGGAAGAGATTATTATCAAAAAGATAATGAAGAAAACACCAAAACCATCGGTCAATACAAAGATTATTTAACCAAATTATACACGGTTTTAGGTTATAAAAATCCAGAAGTTGCAGCTCAAAAAGTAGTTGACTTTGAAAAAACTGCCGCTCAAACTTTAATCCCTAATGAAAAAATTAGAGATGCTAATCTTCAATACAATCCGAAGACGTTGTCAGAGTTAAAATCTTTAGTGAAAAATGTAGATTTACCATCTTATCTTAAAAACGCTGGTGTAAATACAGACAGAGTAATCATCGGTGAATTAGAGTATTATAAAAATTTAGATAAATTTTTGAATGCTAAAAATTTACCTTTCATCAAAGATTTCTTAAAAGTGAAATTATTGAACGGAAGCGCTTCTGTTTTAGATCAAAAATTGGACGATTTACAGTTTGATTTCTACGGAAGAACTTTGAGCGGACAAAAAGAACAACGTGCTATGAACAAACGTGCACTTTCTACGATAAATGGTGTTCTTGGTGAAGCTTTCGGGAAATTATATGTAGATAAATATTTCTCTGCCGAAGCAAAAGCAGAAATGGTAACTTTAATTGATTATCTTAAAAAATCTTACGTTCAGCATATTTCTAATCTTTCTTGGATGAGTGATGAAACCAAAACAAAAGCATTAGATAAATTATCAAAATTCACCGTAAAAGTAGGTTATCCAGATGAGTGGAAAGACTATTCTAAATTACAAGTACTTTCTAAAAATGAAGGAGGAACATTATACGGAAATCTTAAAAACGTAGCAGATTGGGCTTATCAAAAAGAATTAGATAAAGTAGGCAAGAAAGTTGACAAAAAAGAGTGGGGAATGACTCCTCAAACGGTAAATGCTTACTACAACCCAGTAAATAACGAAATCGTTTTTCCAGCTGCTATTTTACAAGCGCCTTTCTTTGATTTCAAAGCTGATCCTGCCGTGAATTTTGGAGGAATCGGAGCAGTAATTGGTCACGAAATTTCTCACGGATTTGATGATTCAGGAGCAATGTTCGATGGAGATGGAAACCTTAAAAATTGGTGGACTGATGCTGATAAAAAGAACTTTGAAGAAGCGACTAAAAAATTAGCAGAACAATACAGCAAATATGAACCTGTAAAAGGAACTTTCGTAAACGGTTTATTTACCAATGGCGAAAATATTGCAGATTTAGGTGGAGTTGCCATTGCTTATGACGCATTACAAATGTATCTTAAAGACAAAGGAAATCCAGGATTAATCAGTGGTTACAACCAAGACCAAAGATTTTTCTTAAGTTGGGGAACCATCTGGAGAACTAAATCTACAGAAAAATACATGATTAATCAGGTGAAAACAGATCCGCATTCACCAGGTTTATACAGAGCTTTTGGTCCGTTGGTAAATGTAGAAGCATTCTACAACGCTTTCGAAGTGAAAGAAGGCGACCAACATTATAAAAAACCAGAAGAAAGAATCAAAATCTGGTAA
- a CDS encoding head GIN domain-containing protein, with protein MKKIIFSFLVLLVQVAYSQTSKNFGDFSAVKVYDRINVTLVKSNENKIQVKGDDPDVEIVNKNGELKIRMIPTKLMQGDKSEVTVFYEDINEIQASQGSKITSDGTIDTKMLSITSNEGSTLNLQVDVNLLNSKANSGGVINVSGTAEIQDILVNSGAQFYGRDLDSETVTITANAGGFAEVNASKILNATTRAGGNIDVYGSPKDRNTKNVLGGKITFK; from the coding sequence ATGAAAAAAATAATTTTTAGTTTCCTAGTTCTTTTGGTTCAGGTAGCTTATTCGCAAACTTCCAAAAATTTTGGAGATTTCAGCGCAGTAAAGGTTTATGATAGAATTAATGTAACCCTTGTAAAATCCAATGAAAATAAAATTCAGGTAAAAGGTGATGATCCAGATGTGGAAATTGTCAATAAAAATGGGGAACTCAAAATCAGAATGATTCCTACTAAGCTTATGCAAGGCGACAAATCTGAAGTGACTGTTTTTTATGAAGATATAAACGAAATTCAAGCGAGTCAAGGTTCTAAAATCACTTCTGATGGAACTATAGACACCAAAATGCTCAGCATTACTTCAAATGAAGGTTCTACGCTAAATTTACAAGTAGATGTGAATTTATTAAATTCTAAAGCCAATTCTGGTGGTGTCATTAATGTGTCTGGAACTGCCGAAATTCAAGATATTTTGGTGAATTCTGGTGCACAATTTTACGGAAGAGATTTAGATTCAGAAACCGTTACCATCACTGCAAATGCAGGTGGGTTTGCAGAAGTAAATGCCTCTAAAATCCTTAATGCCACTACTAGAGCAGGAGGAAATATAGACGTCTATGGTTCTCCCAAAGACAGAAATACCAAAAATGTTTTAGGCGGAAAGATCACTTTCAAATAA
- a CDS encoding CinA family nicotinamide mononucleotide deamidase-related protein — protein sequence MKNAVLITIGNEVLSGTTVDTNSNFIAKELSKIGISVSQIFTISDEIEIIKNTLQSAFQLTDLVITTGGLGPTKDDKTKKAFCEFFNDEIVYDEETFQHLKTRLERIGRLEIIERNREQAMILSKAKVFQNHNGTAPSLMVEDNGKIAICLPGVPYEVKPLVKDQIIPYLQKEFESNFLKIRTVSVVNYPESLLSDALEEWELNLPENFSLSYLPIANRVKLKLTASGKDLEVLENQLEEEISKIRPLLKAHIISENGDKIEEILHDFLISRNLTISTAESCTGGELSHLITSVSGSSNYFLGGICTYQTQKKTEILGVSEDLIKEKTVVSAEVAQAMSLGCQQLFKTDIALSTTGVAGPNSDDFNSEIGTVFYSIRVKDFEKTFRLYLPHLERKDFMNFVSQKVLQDLIQILIQENL from the coding sequence ATGAAAAACGCTGTCCTTATTACGATAGGAAACGAGGTTCTGTCTGGAACTACAGTAGATACTAACTCTAATTTTATTGCAAAAGAATTATCAAAAATTGGGATTTCTGTTTCGCAGATTTTTACCATTTCAGATGAAATAGAAATTATTAAAAATACATTACAATCTGCCTTTCAATTGACTGATTTGGTGATTACAACAGGCGGACTTGGCCCGACTAAAGATGATAAAACCAAGAAAGCTTTTTGTGAATTTTTCAATGATGAAATCGTTTATGATGAAGAAACTTTTCAGCATCTGAAAACCAGATTAGAACGCATTGGAAGGTTAGAAATCATCGAAAGAAACAGAGAACAAGCCATGATTCTTTCAAAAGCTAAAGTTTTCCAAAATCACAACGGAACTGCACCGAGTTTGATGGTAGAAGATAACGGCAAAATAGCGATTTGTCTTCCTGGTGTTCCTTATGAAGTGAAACCTTTGGTGAAAGACCAAATTATTCCTTACTTACAAAAAGAATTTGAATCTAATTTTTTAAAAATTAGAACCGTTTCTGTGGTGAATTACCCAGAAAGTTTATTGTCTGATGCTTTGGAAGAATGGGAACTGAATTTACCTGAAAATTTTTCACTTTCTTATTTGCCAATCGCCAATAGAGTGAAGTTGAAATTAACGGCTTCAGGAAAGGATTTAGAAGTTTTAGAAAATCAATTAGAAGAAGAAATTTCTAAAATTAGACCATTGCTGAAAGCACATATTATTTCTGAAAATGGCGACAAAATAGAAGAAATTTTACATGATTTTTTAATTTCTAGAAACTTGACGATTTCTACCGCCGAAAGTTGTACTGGTGGAGAATTATCACACTTAATTACAAGTGTTTCTGGAAGTTCTAATTACTTTTTAGGGGGAATTTGCACCTATCAGACACAGAAAAAAACGGAGATTTTAGGTGTTTCAGAAGATTTAATCAAAGAGAAAACGGTAGTTTCAGCAGAAGTTGCGCAAGCGATGAGTTTGGGTTGTCAGCAATTATTTAAAACAGATATTGCACTTTCTACCACTGGAGTTGCAGGACCAAATTCAGATGACTTCAATTCAGAAATTGGGACTGTTTTTTATTCGATTAGAGTAAAAGATTTTGAAAAAACGTTCAGATTGTATCTTCCTCATTTAGAGCGCAAAGATTTCATGAATTTTGTTTCGCAGAAAGTTTTGCAGGATTTAATTCAGATTTTAATTCAAGAAAATCTTTAA
- the lipA gene encoding lipoyl synthase, which produces MENQIQDTTTNKPKWIRVKLPTGKNYRELRTLVDKYKLNTICQSGSCPNMGECWGEGTATFMILGNICTRSCGFCGVKTGKPLDVNWDEPEKVARSIKLMKIKHAVLTSVDRDDLKDMGSIIWAETVNAVRRISPGTTMETLIPDFQGIHKHIDRLVEVAPEVISHNMETVKRLTREVRIQAKYERSLEVLRYLKEAGQNRTKTGIMLGLGETKEEVFETIQDVRNANVDVITIGQYLQPTKKHLPVKRFVELEEFEEYRIFAEQLGFRHVESSPLVRSSYHAEKHIH; this is translated from the coding sequence ATGGAAAATCAAATTCAAGATACCACTACCAATAAACCAAAATGGATTCGTGTAAAACTTCCTACAGGAAAAAATTACAGAGAACTCAGAACTTTGGTTGATAAATATAAACTGAACACCATTTGTCAAAGTGGTTCTTGTCCTAACATGGGCGAATGTTGGGGAGAAGGAACCGCCACTTTTATGATTTTGGGAAATATATGTACCAGAAGTTGTGGATTTTGTGGTGTAAAAACAGGAAAACCTCTTGATGTAAACTGGGATGAACCCGAAAAAGTAGCACGTTCAATCAAATTAATGAAAATTAAACATGCGGTTTTAACTTCTGTAGACCGAGATGATTTGAAAGATATGGGTTCTATAATTTGGGCAGAAACAGTAAATGCAGTGCGCAGAATTTCTCCGGGAACTACTATGGAAACCTTAATTCCAGATTTTCAAGGGATTCATAAACACATCGATAGATTGGTAGAAGTAGCGCCAGAAGTGATTTCTCACAACATGGAGACTGTAAAAAGATTAACCAGAGAAGTGAGAATTCAGGCGAAGTACGAGCGTTCTTTAGAAGTATTAAGATATTTAAAAGAAGCTGGACAAAACCGTACCAAAACAGGAATTATGCTCGGTTTGGGTGAAACCAAAGAAGAAGTTTTTGAAACCATTCAAGATGTGAGAAATGCGAATGTAGATGTGATTACGATTGGGCAATATCTTCAGCCAACCAAAAAACATTTGCCAGTAAAACGTTTTGTAGAGCTAGAAGAATTCGAAGAATACAGAATTTTTGCAGAACAGTTAGGTTTCCGTCATGTGGAAAGTTCGCCTTTGGTGAGAAGTTCTTATCATGCAGAAAAACATATTCATTAA
- a CDS encoding RNA polymerase sigma factor has product MEKPELLQLIFLAKEKNQKAQTKLINLFWTDVFSFIMKKVHDENAADELTVSVFSKVLAKLDLYDENFQFKTWVLTIAQNSIIDYWRKKSRDVEDETENLDEVKNQFEKSPEEIMISEQEEKKIFDTVAKMDHNYQKIIHLRFFEEKSIKEIAEELNLSVANTKVRIMRAKKVLAELLNENE; this is encoded by the coding sequence ATGGAAAAACCAGAACTTTTACAACTCATCTTTTTGGCCAAAGAAAAAAATCAGAAAGCTCAGACTAAACTGATTAATCTATTTTGGACAGACGTTTTTTCATTTATCATGAAAAAAGTGCATGACGAAAATGCAGCAGATGAACTCACCGTTTCTGTTTTTTCTAAAGTATTGGCGAAATTAGATTTGTATGATGAGAATTTCCAGTTTAAAACGTGGGTTCTCACCATTGCACAAAACTCAATTATCGATTATTGGCGCAAGAAAAGTAGAGATGTAGAAGACGAAACCGAAAATCTTGACGAAGTAAAAAATCAGTTTGAGAAGTCACCAGAAGAAATTATGATTTCTGAACAAGAAGAAAAAAAGATTTTTGATACGGTTGCCAAAATGGATCACAATTATCAAAAAATTATCCATTTAAGATTTTTTGAAGAAAAAAGCATCAAAGAAATTGCAGAAGAACTCAATCTTTCTGTTGCCAATACTAAAGTAAGAATTATGAGAGCCAAAAAAGTTTTGGCAGAATTGTTAAACGAAAATGAGTAA
- the tyrS gene encoding tyrosine--tRNA ligase, translating to MNAFIEELKWRGLYADMMPGTDEQLNKEMTTAYIGFDPTADSLHIGSLIPIKVLAHFQQHGHKPIALVGGATGMIGDPSGKSSERNLLDEATLNHYVDCIKGQLSRFLNFEGNEPNKAELVNNYDWMKTFTFLDFVRDIGKHLTVNYMMAKDSVKKRFSGEAGVDGMSFTEFTYQLLQGYDFLHLYKNNGVKLQMGGSDQWGNITTGTELIRRKAQGEAFALTVPLITKADGSKFGKSEAGENYWLDAKRTSPYKFYQFWLNSSDVDAERFIKYYTFLPKEEIESLVEEHQTAPHERKLQKKLAEEVTIWVHGKAEYEKALKASEILFGRSTAEDLVSLDEELFLQIFDGVPQAEVAKSDVLGSNIIDLLSEKSGFLKSKGEAKRELQGNAISVNKEKVKDDFVAAEKDLIDGKFLLLQKGKKQYFIVKAV from the coding sequence ATGAACGCTTTTATTGAAGAACTAAAATGGCGCGGTTTATACGCTGATATGATGCCAGGAACTGATGAACAACTGAATAAGGAAATGACGACTGCTTATATTGGTTTTGATCCTACCGCAGATTCACTTCACATTGGAAGTTTAATTCCGATAAAAGTTTTGGCGCATTTTCAGCAACACGGTCACAAACCGATTGCTCTAGTTGGTGGTGCAACAGGTATGATTGGCGACCCTTCTGGTAAATCTTCAGAGAGAAATTTGTTAGACGAAGCTACGCTTAATCATTATGTAGATTGCATAAAAGGTCAACTTTCTAGATTTTTAAATTTTGAAGGAAATGAACCGAACAAAGCGGAATTGGTAAACAATTACGATTGGATGAAAACCTTTACGTTTCTGGATTTCGTGCGTGATATCGGCAAACATCTTACCGTAAATTATATGATGGCGAAAGATTCTGTGAAAAAACGTTTCTCTGGCGAAGCTGGAGTTGACGGAATGAGTTTTACAGAATTTACCTACCAATTATTACAAGGTTACGACTTCTTACATTTATACAAAAATAATGGTGTAAAACTACAAATGGGTGGTTCTGACCAATGGGGAAACATCACCACAGGTACAGAATTAATCCGTAGAAAAGCACAAGGTGAAGCCTTTGCATTAACCGTTCCGTTGATTACAAAAGCTGATGGTTCTAAATTCGGAAAATCTGAAGCGGGAGAAAATTATTGGTTAGACGCCAAAAGAACTTCTCCGTATAAATTTTACCAATTTTGGTTGAATTCTTCTGATGTTGATGCTGAAAGATTCATTAAATACTATACTTTTTTACCAAAAGAAGAAATAGAATCTTTGGTTGAAGAGCACCAAACTGCTCCACACGAAAGAAAATTGCAGAAAAAATTAGCCGAAGAAGTTACGATTTGGGTTCATGGAAAAGCAGAATACGAAAAAGCATTAAAAGCTTCTGAAATCCTTTTCGGCAGAAGCACTGCAGAAGATTTGGTAAGCTTAGATGAAGAATTATTCTTACAGATTTTTGATGGAGTTCCTCAAGCTGAAGTAGCTAAATCAGACGTTTTAGGAAGTAACATTATCGATTTATTATCAGAAAAATCTGGTTTCCTAAAGTCTAAAGGCGAAGCAAAACGCGAATTACAAGGAAATGCTATTTCTGTAAACAAAGAAAAAGTAAAAGACGATTTCGTAGCTGCCGAAAAAGATTTAATTGACGGCAAATTTTTACTCCTTCAAAAAGGGAAAAAACAATATTTTATTGTAAAAGCAGTCTAA
- a CDS encoding acyl-CoA desaturase yields the protein MVIIIFIIVLWYSGLFFQTFFLHRYAAHQTYTMSKFGEKLCFILTWITQGSNYLSAYGYGVMHRMHHAFADTEKDPHSPKYDPNPLAMMWRTKNVYQQINKQKIAIEEKFTKNVPQWKSFDKFASSWYSRIGWGAFYTVFFIIFSEYWWHWLLLPVAILMAPIHGMIINWFGHIYGYVNFKVNDTSKNLFRFDWLMLGEGYHNNHHKFGGRANFGGVRWHEIDVTYMIMLLLEKLGWIKMNRVMATPKREI from the coding sequence ATGGTTATTATTATTTTCATCATCGTCCTATGGTATTCAGGACTATTTTTTCAAACTTTTTTCCTCCATCGTTACGCAGCACATCAAACCTACACTATGTCTAAGTTTGGTGAAAAATTGTGTTTTATTCTTACTTGGATTACCCAAGGTTCTAATTATCTTTCAGCGTATGGTTACGGTGTAATGCACAGAATGCACCATGCTTTTGCCGATACAGAAAAAGACCCGCATTCTCCAAAATACGACCCTAATCCACTGGCTATGATGTGGAGAACGAAAAATGTTTATCAACAAATCAACAAACAAAAAATTGCCATCGAAGAAAAATTTACGAAAAACGTTCCTCAGTGGAAATCATTCGATAAGTTTGCTAGTTCATGGTACTCAAGAATTGGTTGGGGAGCTTTCTACACCGTTTTCTTTATTATTTTTTCTGAATATTGGTGGCATTGGTTATTATTACCTGTGGCTATTTTAATGGCTCCAATTCACGGAATGATTATCAATTGGTTTGGTCACATTTACGGTTATGTAAATTTCAAAGTGAACGACACTTCTAAAAATTTATTCCGTTTTGATTGGTTAATGCTTGGCGAAGGTTATCACAACAATCATCATAAATTCGGCGGAAGAGCTAATTTCGGTGGTGTAAGATGGCACGAAATAGATGTTACGTACATGATTATGTTGCTCTTAGAAAAATTAGGTTGGATTAAAATGAACCGAGTGATGGCCACTCCAAAAAGAGAAATCTAA
- a CDS encoding IS3 family transposase (programmed frameshift) translates to MGKSKYSVDFKLKAIKRYHKGDIGTDDLGKRIGVCGSLVRKWIKFYELYGVSGLVRLSNTHYTKDFKLKILSVIEKENLSLKEASRRFNIPAESSILSWQRNYKKNGILGLENRPRGRPKTMSNYKRKKKKTGKPLTREEELLERIYYLEAENAILKKFRRLNSGKEKSKAIEELRQDFDLAVLLHCTSMARSSFYYYQKRFQMKDKYAEIKEMIKQIYHRHKGRLGYRRITLLLKEKGILINHKTVLRLMKILGLKSIIRVKKYKSYKGEQGKIAPNVLQRNFKSDTPNQKWATDVTEFNVSGNKLYLSPIIDLFNGEIVSFDLSERPVFSQIIRMLKKSFRKVKSTQNIILHSDQGWQYQMKHYQNLLKEKGIIQSMSRKGNCLDNAVIENFFGTIKSEMFYTRKFGSIQELKMEIVKYIHYYNNDRIRLNLKGKSPVQYRTLSFENIV, encoded by the exons ATGGGGAAAAGTAAATATTCAGTAGACTTTAAATTAAAAGCTATAAAGAGATATCACAAAGGGGATATTGGAACAGACGATTTAGGAAAACGCATTGGAGTTTGTGGTTCCTTGGTTCGTAAATGGATAAAATTTTATGAACTTTATGGAGTTTCAGGACTTGTTCGGCTTTCCAATACGCATTACACAAAAGATTTTAAATTAAAGATTTTATCAGTAATTGAGAAAGAGAATTTAAGTTTAAAAGAAGCGTCGAGAAGGTTTAATATTCCTGCGGAGTCCAGTATTCTTAGTTGGCAGCGAAATTACAAAAAAAATGGTATTTTAGGTTTAGAAAACAGACCCAGAGGAAGACCTAAAACCATGAGTAATTACAAGCGAAAAAAAAAGAAAACAGGCAAGCCCTTAACAAGGGAGGAAGAACTGTTGGAGAGGATTTATTATTTAGAAGCCGAGAACGCCATTTTAAAAAAGT TTAGACGCCTTAATTCAGGAAAGGAAAAATCCAAAGCCATCGAAGAGTTAAGGCAGGACTTTGATTTAGCAGTACTGCTGCATTGTACATCGATGGCAAGAAGCAGTTTTTATTACTATCAAAAACGCTTTCAAATGAAAGATAAATATGCGGAAATAAAAGAAATGATTAAGCAGATTTATCATCGTCATAAAGGAAGGTTGGGCTATAGAAGAATTACTTTGCTTTTGAAAGAAAAAGGAATTTTGATTAATCACAAAACTGTTTTACGACTTATGAAAATATTAGGTTTAAAGAGTATTATCCGAGTGAAGAAATATAAATCTTACAAGGGAGAGCAAGGGAAAATTGCGCCCAATGTTCTACAGAGGAATTTCAAATCGGACACTCCTAATCAGAAATGGGCAACCGATGTTACAGAGTTTAATGTATCGGGTAATAAACTTTACCTATCTCCAATCATCGATTTATTTAATGGTGAAATTGTCAGTTTTGACTTATCTGAAAGACCTGTGTTTAGCCAAATCATCAGAATGCTAAAGAAATCATTCAGAAAAGTAAAATCTACACAAAACATCATTCTACATTCTGATCAAGGTTGGCAATATCAAATGAAACATTACCAAAACTTGTTAAAAGAAAAAGGTATTATTCAAAGTATGTCCCGAAAAGGAAACTGTTTGGACAATGCGGTGATAGAAAACTTTTTTGGAACGATAAAATCAGAAATGTTTTATACCAGAAAGTTTGGTTCCATTCAAGAACTTAAGATGGAAATAGTGAAGTACATTCACTATTACAACAATGATAGAATAAGACTCAATCTCAAAGGAAAGAGTCCGGTACAGTACCGAACTCTTTCCTTTGAAAATATTGTTTAA